One Cellulomonas soli DNA window includes the following coding sequences:
- a CDS encoding RNB domain-containing ribonuclease: MPRRHVRLRPAPLPAVPGAEPPAEVSVQTVDRAVRTGLAAVRAELQVPDAFPPQVVAAARSAAPQVPSGTADATHVPFVTIDPAGSMDLDQALHIERRGGPGGGFRVHYAIADVAAWVPAGGPVDTEARRRVVTLYAPDGRTPLHPPELSEAAASLLPDGERPALWWQLDLDGDGQLTRFDVRRATVRSRARLTYEQVEHALDTGTADDVLVLLREVGLLREQVERERGGLTLPMPEQEAGREDGHWALTSRRTLPVEGWNAQVSLLTGMAAASLMLDGGIGVLRTLPAADPRDVARLRRTAQALGVPWPEGAGHAEVVSGLDSSDPAQAALLTEAATLMRGAAYVAFDGQRPAYVEHAAIAAPYAHTTAPLRRLVDRFVGETCLALCADVPVPEWVRAALPDLPSRMASGDAHASAYERACLDLVEAALLAGRTGEVFDAVVVDVREDRAAGVVQLRDPAVRARVGGEGLPLGEAVRVRLTDVSVTGRTVRFTLER, translated from the coding sequence GTGCCCCGACGTCATGTCCGGCTGCGGCCGGCGCCGCTGCCCGCCGTCCCCGGTGCTGAACCGCCCGCCGAGGTCTCGGTCCAGACCGTCGACCGCGCCGTGCGCACCGGCCTGGCGGCCGTCCGGGCCGAGCTGCAGGTCCCCGACGCCTTCCCGCCGCAGGTCGTGGCCGCGGCGCGCTCGGCAGCACCGCAGGTACCGTCCGGGACGGCCGATGCCACGCACGTGCCGTTCGTGACGATCGACCCCGCCGGCTCGATGGACCTGGACCAGGCCCTGCACATCGAGCGGCGCGGCGGACCGGGCGGCGGGTTCCGCGTGCACTACGCGATCGCCGACGTCGCCGCCTGGGTGCCCGCGGGCGGCCCGGTCGACACCGAGGCACGGCGTCGGGTCGTGACCCTGTACGCACCGGACGGGCGCACGCCCCTGCACCCGCCCGAGCTGTCGGAGGCCGCGGCGAGCCTGCTGCCCGACGGTGAGCGGCCGGCGCTGTGGTGGCAGCTCGACCTGGACGGCGACGGGCAGCTGACCCGGTTCGACGTGCGCCGGGCGACCGTGCGCAGCCGCGCCCGCCTCACCTACGAGCAGGTCGAGCACGCGCTCGACACGGGCACGGCCGACGACGTCCTCGTCCTGCTGCGCGAGGTCGGTCTGCTGCGTGAGCAGGTCGAACGCGAGCGCGGTGGCCTGACCCTGCCGATGCCCGAGCAGGAGGCCGGCCGCGAGGACGGGCACTGGGCGCTGACGAGCCGTCGCACGCTGCCCGTCGAGGGCTGGAACGCGCAGGTCTCGCTGCTGACCGGCATGGCGGCCGCCTCGCTCATGCTCGACGGCGGCATCGGCGTGCTGCGCACCCTGCCCGCCGCCGACCCGCGTGACGTGGCCCGTCTGCGCCGGACCGCGCAGGCGCTCGGCGTGCCGTGGCCCGAGGGCGCCGGGCACGCCGAGGTGGTCTCGGGGCTCGACTCCTCCGACCCGGCGCAGGCGGCGCTGCTCACCGAGGCGGCGACCCTGATGCGCGGTGCGGCCTACGTCGCGTTCGACGGGCAGCGCCCGGCGTACGTCGAGCACGCCGCGATCGCGGCGCCGTACGCGCACACCACGGCCCCGCTGCGTCGGCTGGTCGACCGGTTCGTCGGCGAGACGTGCCTGGCCCTGTGCGCCGACGTGCCCGTGCCCGAGTGGGTGCGTGCCGCGCTGCCCGACCTGCCGTCCCGGATGGCGTCGGGTGACGCGCACGCCTCGGCCTACGAGCGTGCGTGCCTGGACCTGGTGGAGGCCGCCCTGCTCGCCGGTCGGACCGGGGAGGTCTTCGACGCGGTCGTCGTCGACGTGCGCGAGGACCGGGCCGCCGGGGTCGTCCAGCTGCGGGACCCCGCCGT
- a CDS encoding trans-sulfuration enzyme family protein: protein MTRPDKHRPESLAFGTRAVHAGNAIDGGSGAIRTPIVMANSYALPQDPASISWSDVDTPLYTRNSGANQKGLQAKLAALEGGEDAVVLASGVAAIHAVIFGYLRSGDHVVVADVTYEATWRLYTELLPDRYGIEATFVDASDVEAVRAAMRPTTRLVHVEAIANPTTKVTDVAAVAQVAHDGGALLVVDSTFTPPPLYRPLADGADLVIHSLTKYVNGHGDAMGGAVIGTTALVRPLKADAQVDVGGVISPFNAWLIQRGSVTLPLRLRQHLASAQRVAEFLDADPRVAYVAYPGLPSHPQHEVATRQFGGRGYGAMIAFAVDGDPDTQNRFVAALRVITSAVSLGHDESLIVHVGADGPRVATYPEEFRRWGHLRLSIGLEDVEDLLADLGAALDEVLGQLGG from the coding sequence GTGACACGCCCCGACAAGCACCGGCCCGAGTCCCTCGCCTTCGGCACCCGGGCGGTGCACGCGGGCAACGCGATCGACGGCGGGTCAGGCGCGATCCGCACGCCGATCGTCATGGCCAACTCCTACGCGCTGCCGCAGGACCCGGCCTCGATCAGCTGGTCGGACGTCGACACCCCGCTGTACACGCGCAACTCCGGGGCGAACCAGAAGGGCCTGCAGGCCAAGCTGGCCGCGCTGGAGGGCGGTGAGGACGCCGTGGTGCTCGCCTCGGGGGTGGCCGCGATCCACGCCGTGATCTTCGGGTACCTGCGCAGCGGCGACCACGTCGTCGTCGCCGACGTCACCTACGAGGCCACCTGGCGGCTGTACACCGAGCTGCTGCCCGACCGGTACGGCATCGAGGCGACGTTCGTGGACGCCTCGGACGTCGAGGCCGTGCGTGCGGCGATGCGCCCGACCACCCGGCTCGTGCACGTCGAGGCGATCGCCAACCCGACCACCAAGGTCACCGACGTGGCGGCCGTGGCGCAGGTCGCGCACGACGGCGGCGCGCTGCTGGTGGTCGACTCCACGTTCACGCCGCCGCCGCTGTACCGCCCGCTGGCCGACGGCGCCGACCTGGTGATCCACTCGCTGACCAAGTACGTCAACGGGCACGGCGACGCCATGGGCGGGGCGGTCATCGGCACGACCGCGCTGGTCCGACCGCTCAAGGCCGACGCGCAGGTGGACGTCGGCGGGGTCATCTCGCCGTTCAACGCCTGGCTCATCCAGCGCGGGTCGGTGACCCTGCCGCTGCGCCTGCGGCAGCACCTGGCCTCGGCGCAGCGCGTCGCGGAGTTCCTGGACGCCGACCCGCGCGTGGCCTACGTGGCCTACCCGGGCCTGCCCTCGCACCCGCAGCACGAGGTCGCCACCCGGCAGTTCGGCGGCCGCGGCTACGGCGCGATGATCGCCTTCGCGGTCGACGGCGACCCGGACACCCAGAACCGGTTCGTGGCCGCGCTGCGGGTCATCACCTCGGCCGTCTCCCTCGGGCACGACGAGTCGCTGATCGTGCACGTCGGCGCGGACGGCCCGCGCGTGGCCACCTACCCCGAGGAGTTCCGACGGTGGGGGCACCTGCGCCTGTCGATCGGGCTCGAGGACGTCGAGGACCTGCTGGCCGACCTGGGTGCCGCACTCGATGAGGTGCTGGGCCAGCTCGGCGGCTGA